In Candidatus Gastranaerophilales bacterium, one DNA window encodes the following:
- a CDS encoding Spy/CpxP family protein refolding chaperone, producing the protein MKKTLPVSLSVLALTLCASSVLAQPPAPPPNGDGFAPPPQKHAKNFKAQEQKFNERLKLTDEQVALAKKNRIEGHKKIKPIMQEIMQKKDKLFEIRESNLSDAEKKKQTAALKTQIRALEDKADDIREENMKNFESILTAEQKQELAKIKAEGAAKRKQMMKYQKRF; encoded by the coding sequence ATGAAAAAAACTTTACCGGTTTCTTTAAGTGTATTGGCACTTACCCTTTGTGCATCAAGTGTTTTGGCGCAGCCTCCCGCTCCGCCTCCAAACGGAGACGGTTTTGCGCCTCCGCCGCAAAAACATGCAAAAAACTTTAAAGCACAAGAACAAAAATTTAATGAAAGACTTAAGCTTACGGATGAGCAGGTTGCTTTGGCTAAGAAAAACCGCATAGAAGGTCATAAAAAAATAAAGCCGATTATGCAGGAAATTATGCAGAAAAAGGATAAACTCTTTGAAATCAGAGAATCCAACCTGTCTGACGCCGAAAAGAAAAAACAAACGGCAGCGCTAAAAACACAAATCAGAGCGCTTGAAGACAAAGCTGATGATATCAGAGAAGAAAACATGAAAAATTTTGAAAGTATTCTTACCGCTGAACAAAAACAGGAGTTAGCTAAAATTAAAGCTGAAGGCGCAGCGAAAAGAAAACAAATGATGAAATACCAAAAACGCTTTTAA
- a CDS encoding sigma-70 family RNA polymerase sigma factor, whose protein sequence is MKKIIDTYKHNIKTIIKKFTGKADEDLEQEVLIKAWKNKSKYNEQNRFKQWISTITANTCRDYLKSSNQKNSIYQVKDEDVLNNIADKSEKTEKIIDQKLRQKIILKAVYALPAKMKEVIILYEFEEMSYEEISKKIKTPIGTIKSRLFNARNILAEELKHLSGD, encoded by the coding sequence TTGAAAAAAATAATAGATACTTATAAACACAATATAAAAACCATAATAAAGAAGTTTACGGGCAAAGCGGATGAGGACTTAGAGCAGGAAGTTCTTATAAAAGCCTGGAAAAATAAAAGCAAATACAATGAGCAAAACCGTTTTAAACAATGGATTAGTACGATTACGGCAAATACTTGCAGAGATTATTTGAAATCTTCAAACCAAAAAAATTCTATCTATCAAGTAAAAGATGAAGATGTTTTAAATAATATTGCAGATAAATCCGAGAAAACAGAAAAAATAATAGACCAAAAACTAAGACAAAAAATAATATTAAAGGCGGTTTATGCCCTGCCTGCAAAAATGAAAGAAGTCATCATATTATATGAATTTGAAGAAATGTCGTACGAAGAGATTTCTAAAAAAATAAAAACCCCGATCGGAACAATAAAGTCAAGATTATTCAACGCAAGAAATATTTTGGCAGAAGAGTTAAAACATTTATCAGGAGATTAA
- a CDS encoding tetratricopeptide repeat protein, with amino-acid sequence MFKKLLFSLVLVLYFFQGSVLAEVLGEDCYSITTNKKVSSFLCYKYEKTADKILTTVSKIQPDGYFDSPSVKILFTETLDFKPVSILVTDNSSQQPRIYEAKVNADKVVINSLSNPGVEPKIIFLENTGIIFPYKIKTLLNDIAKNPNLSYTTIEYRDDFKEVVLVKKFVKDDVIDNQKVKKYSVKYDITPNLEILEFYNLQGIMLQKNIKMFDISQKLVDKGILSYRLSNKNIASKAVFPLHSDVESIKNAKQVSYKIEDSQGILSSYFINDERQRVLQIYNNSVYLKNSLDYNSVKEDNKNLKKYLDTTILINPLNSNIKKIAAEYSKKYTNKEKLAVELKNYVSKNFTNNINMTENRSIDTIFASKKANPIEQAIILSSLYRAAGIPAEVVLGEVITDFPSDSFIYHAWVKYYVNGWHCIDSFYNKAEITPDYIAIYQTSFNKKNDITFMTEQAPLQLKEIKISVLNFILKNDLKENPEFIEQSEQKEISKLNFLENDDIIGDSRIQNINRYKVTKQDLIRNAVYNYNNNNIEKAVEEFKQASKLLSNNNEFIDILYSKKLAAIGVFDISKSILTNIYDKQQWKKQVNSIERIYYPKIMPTNSNLTDYIKAYNLIKNKKQYDEAISVLESHLSSSSDYACYLFAMGYEGKQDYTKAKSYIKKALSVNENNLSYKFLYARILYENQQYKQALNIIKSIKSEFLYDKEFATELDTLEYQILADSAKDKKGKDYYTVKYLISNNKISDADKILADYSDSPEFLILKSGILIEKGEFKKAQEILSAVIKNSPSSEAYELLADTYTKEENYTNAVNYYEKALKVSSDKSKIYTKTGVAHYYAGNYALAETCFKKAIKADENNYLAYTNLGRVYSDNDNLQLANQNYKDSLAINPLVAKTWAYLSENEIKRKNYFLATEYLTPIKLINPNSPDYYYIYGLIELGYGNKSKALSILEYAYSLNPNSVEIKRAINKVKN; translated from the coding sequence TTGTTTAAAAAACTACTTTTCAGTCTTGTATTGGTTTTATATTTTTTCCAGGGCAGTGTTTTGGCAGAAGTTTTGGGGGAGGATTGCTATAGCATTACCACTAATAAAAAGGTTTCTTCCTTTTTATGCTACAAATATGAAAAAACTGCGGATAAAATACTGACTACAGTGTCTAAAATTCAGCCTGACGGTTATTTTGACTCTCCGTCCGTAAAAATTTTATTTACCGAAACACTTGATTTTAAGCCTGTCTCTATTCTTGTTACGGATAATTCTTCGCAGCAGCCCCGGATTTACGAAGCTAAAGTCAACGCCGATAAAGTTGTAATAAACTCGCTTTCTAACCCCGGCGTTGAACCCAAGATAATCTTCCTTGAAAATACCGGCATTATATTCCCCTATAAAATTAAAACCCTGCTGAACGATATAGCTAAAAACCCAAATCTGTCCTATACAACAATTGAATACAGGGATGATTTTAAAGAGGTGGTTTTGGTAAAGAAGTTTGTCAAAGATGATGTAATTGATAACCAAAAAGTCAAAAAATACTCGGTTAAGTACGATATTACACCAAACCTTGAAATTCTTGAATTTTATAACCTTCAAGGGATAATGCTTCAAAAAAATATAAAAATGTTTGATATTTCCCAAAAACTCGTTGACAAAGGGATTTTATCCTACAGGCTGAGTAATAAAAATATTGCATCAAAAGCCGTTTTTCCACTGCACAGCGATGTTGAAAGTATAAAAAATGCAAAGCAGGTGTCGTACAAAATAGAAGATTCTCAAGGTATACTATCAAGTTATTTTATCAATGATGAAAGGCAGAGAGTTCTTCAAATTTACAATAATTCGGTTTATCTAAAAAATTCTCTTGATTACAATTCAGTGAAAGAAGACAATAAAAACCTCAAAAAATATCTGGATACTACGATATTAATTAATCCGTTAAACTCCAACATAAAAAAAATAGCGGCTGAATATTCAAAAAAATACACAAACAAGGAAAAGCTTGCTGTTGAATTAAAAAACTATGTATCAAAAAATTTCACCAATAACATAAATATGACAGAAAACAGAAGCATAGACACAATTTTTGCTTCTAAAAAAGCAAACCCGATTGAACAGGCAATTATATTAAGTTCGCTGTACAGAGCAGCGGGGATACCTGCGGAAGTTGTTTTGGGCGAAGTTATAACGGATTTCCCCTCGGATTCTTTCATATATCATGCCTGGGTCAAATACTATGTTAACGGCTGGCATTGTATTGACAGTTTTTACAACAAGGCTGAAATCACCCCTGATTACATAGCAATATATCAAACCTCCTTTAACAAAAAAAACGACATTACTTTTATGACGGAACAAGCGCCTCTGCAACTCAAAGAAATCAAAATAAGTGTTTTAAACTTTATTTTAAAAAATGATTTAAAAGAAAATCCGGAGTTTATCGAACAAAGTGAACAAAAAGAGATTTCAAAATTAAATTTCCTGGAGAACGATGATATTATCGGTGATAGCAGAATTCAAAATATAAACAGATACAAAGTTACAAAACAGGACCTGATAAGAAACGCTGTTTATAACTACAACAATAATAATATCGAAAAAGCGGTAGAAGAATTCAAACAGGCATCAAAGCTTTTGTCCAATAATAACGAGTTTATAGATATCCTCTATTCTAAAAAACTTGCTGCCATAGGGGTATTCGATATCTCTAAGTCTATTCTGACTAATATTTATGATAAGCAGCAATGGAAAAAACAAGTTAACTCTATAGAAAGAATATATTACCCTAAAATAATGCCGACAAACAGCAATCTTACAGATTATATCAAGGCTTATAATCTTATTAAGAATAAAAAACAGTATGATGAAGCAATATCGGTTTTAGAAAGCCATTTAAGCAGCTCAAGTGATTATGCCTGTTATCTTTTTGCAATGGGTTATGAAGGGAAACAAGACTACACCAAAGCAAAATCGTACATAAAGAAGGCATTATCCGTTAATGAAAACAATCTGTCTTACAAGTTTTTGTATGCAAGAATTTTATACGAAAATCAACAATACAAGCAGGCTTTAAATATTATTAAGAGTATTAAGTCGGAGTTTCTTTATGATAAAGAATTTGCAACAGAATTGGATACTTTGGAATATCAAATTTTGGCAGACAGCGCTAAAGATAAAAAAGGAAAAGATTATTATACCGTTAAATACCTGATTTCTAACAATAAAATTTCCGACGCCGATAAAATTTTGGCTGATTATTCAGACAGCCCTGAATTTTTAATACTTAAAAGCGGAATTTTGATTGAAAAGGGCGAGTTTAAAAAAGCACAAGAAATATTGTCCGCCGTTATCAAAAACAGTCCTTCTTCCGAGGCTTATGAACTTTTGGCCGATACATACACAAAAGAAGAAAATTATACAAATGCTGTAAATTACTATGAAAAAGCACTGAAAGTAAGCTCCGATAAATCAAAGATTTATACTAAGACGGGAGTTGCGCATTATTACGCGGGGAATTATGCATTGGCGGAAACTTGCTTCAAAAAAGCGATAAAAGCAGATGAAAACAATTATCTTGCTTATACAAATTTAGGCCGGGTGTATAGTGATAATGACAACTTGCAGCTTGCCAACCAAAATTATAAAGATTCGCTGGCTATCAACCCTCTTGTTGCCAAAACTTGGGCATATCTGTCTGAAAATGAAATTAAACGTAAAAATTACTTTCTTGCAACCGAGTATTTAACACCTATTAAACTAATCAACCCTAATTCCCCGGACTACTACTACATATACGGGTTAATAGAACTCGGATACGGCAATAAATCCAAAGCGCTTTCTATCTTGGAATACGCTTACTCACTCAATCCGAATTCCGTTGAAATTAAACGTGCAATTAATAAAGTGAAAAATTAG